From the genome of Desulfocurvibacter africanus subsp. africanus DSM 2603, one region includes:
- a CDS encoding DVUA0089 family protein, translating into MKRSGVLLAAFVFVILSYGSAFALNYSFAGNFVYDDDVQMFSFRLDTQSDVTLKTYSYAGGTDAAGNIIARGGFDPVLALFNSAGVLLDISLDGYYPEVEMDSVSGQYWDDYFTALLDPGIYFVSLMQYDNLPVGTNLADGFVREGQQYFTRDFAIGDDSGNFYDTSGMLGNARDGHYAFDILNVAYATEGTDIAPIPEPCTMVLLGAGLGLMGFVRRRQTA; encoded by the coding sequence ATGAAAAGATCAGGGGTACTGCTCGCCGCTTTTGTGTTCGTCATTCTTAGCTATGGCTCGGCCTTTGCTTTGAATTATTCCTTTGCTGGCAACTTCGTGTATGATGACGATGTGCAGATGTTCTCATTCAGGCTTGATACACAAAGCGATGTGACTCTCAAGACTTATTCCTATGCCGGCGGAACAGATGCCGCAGGCAACATCATCGCTCGCGGTGGATTTGACCCGGTGCTGGCTCTTTTCAATTCAGCCGGGGTCCTGCTTGATATCAGTCTGGATGGATACTATCCCGAAGTTGAAATGGACAGCGTGTCCGGCCAGTACTGGGATGACTACTTCACGGCCCTGCTGGATCCGGGCATCTACTTCGTCAGTCTGATGCAGTACGACAACCTTCCTGTAGGCACCAATCTGGCGGACGGTTTCGTCAGGGAAGGACAGCAGTACTTCACCAGGGATTTCGCCATTGGCGACGACTCGGGCAACTTCTATGATACGTCCGGCATGTTGGGTAACGCGCGCGACGGCCATTATGCGTTCGATATCCTGAATGTGGCCTATGCGACCGAAGGAACCGACATTGCTCCCATCCCGGAGCCCTGCACCATGGTTCTTCTCGGCGCCGGCCTGGGCCTGATGGGCTTCGTCCGCCGGAGGCAGACGGCCTAA
- a CDS encoding glycosyltransferase, with protein sequence MSKRVLIVTYIFPPAGGAGVQRVAKFVKYLPKFGWEPIVLTVANSSVPLLDRSLLKDIPPDTIIHKAATLEPPYAVKQYVSSGNGNKFASLVRSKLKNLANTFLLPDVQVLWWPNLSIHLVKLLKQNQIDCVFSSAPPFSTLVPTVFIANKFKLPVIIDFRDEWSFTRTNFENSIKSPIACKVDKFLEEYVVANCNLFTAATQSYIDSICAKYPSVDPSRGISITNGFDLDDFCSTGNFAAKDKLEIVYTGTIWKATSLEKFSTALLNIAKLKPELADQLRLRIVGRIVGNELQHISALKSCIDVEITGYLSHETIINMALNADVLLLTLSNLRDSHKIIPGKTFEYMATGNHIFAIAPDGETKTIIAENYPNATFADPDSVEDIQTKLEYLLSTIRTKPQSACSGISFFSREALTHRLADVLDTAVSGSL encoded by the coding sequence ATGTCCAAAAGGGTTCTCATTGTTACCTACATCTTCCCCCCTGCAGGGGGCGCAGGTGTTCAACGTGTCGCGAAGTTTGTCAAATATCTACCGAAATTCGGGTGGGAGCCAATTGTACTTACGGTGGCCAATTCTTCAGTTCCTTTGCTGGACAGGAGTCTGCTCAAGGATATCCCACCAGATACAATTATCCACAAGGCCGCCACCCTGGAACCTCCGTACGCGGTCAAGCAATATGTATCTTCAGGCAATGGGAACAAATTCGCTTCCCTGGTTCGGTCAAAATTGAAGAACCTGGCAAACACATTTCTCCTACCCGATGTTCAAGTGCTATGGTGGCCGAATCTCTCGATTCACCTCGTCAAACTTCTAAAACAGAATCAGATCGATTGCGTTTTTTCCTCCGCACCTCCCTTTTCAACGCTGGTACCAACCGTATTCATAGCTAATAAGTTCAAGTTACCCGTAATTATTGATTTTAGGGATGAGTGGTCATTCACGCGTACTAATTTTGAAAACAGCATTAAAAGCCCCATTGCCTGTAAGGTTGACAAGTTCCTCGAGGAATACGTTGTCGCAAACTGCAATCTATTCACTGCAGCAACCCAGAGCTATATCGATTCCATTTGTGCCAAATACCCTTCGGTTGATCCAAGCAGGGGGATTTCGATCACCAATGGCTTTGACCTGGATGACTTCTGCTCAACAGGCAACTTTGCTGCAAAGGATAAGCTGGAAATCGTCTATACCGGGACCATCTGGAAAGCGACATCACTTGAAAAGTTTTCCACCGCGCTCCTGAATATTGCCAAGCTGAAACCTGAACTTGCCGACCAGCTCAGGCTGAGGATTGTTGGACGCATCGTTGGAAACGAACTCCAACACATATCGGCTCTGAAATCCTGCATCGACGTTGAAATCACCGGCTATCTTTCTCATGAGACTATAATCAACATGGCACTCAATGCAGACGTTCTTCTTTTGACTCTCAGCAATCTTAGAGATTCACATAAGATTATACCAGGAAAGACTTTTGAATACATGGCAACAGGAAATCATATCTTTGCCATTGCTCCAGACGGAGAGACCAAAACAATCATCGCAGAAAACTACCCAAATGCAACCTTTGCGGATCCTGATTCGGTTGAAGATATACAAACGAAGCTTGAGTACTTGTTATCGACCATCAGGACAAAACCTCAGTCCGCATGCTCTGGGATATCATTTTTTTCGAGAGAAGCCCTTACTCACAGGCTGGCGGATGTGCTTGACACGGCCGTAAGCGGGAGCCTGTAA
- a CDS encoding glycosyltransferase: MKNKHLLFISNLFPNPAYPNMATFNHQQVTSLSKFYDIDVIAPVSWLVKIKHPSIPAYRLENGLSVHHPTYYYLPHYCRSWQGQAYYLSIRNVARKIISKRSCDIVYATWLFPDAWAAEKIAQEFNLPLYIKAHGTDVNRLNNDRASRQALAVVDKAERVICVSKALQSRLVQLGSSPEKLEVLHNGVDRTVFHPMPKEEVRAHFGIDPKERLILFVGNLKKEKGLRELLLAFHVLAKKVSGLRLVIIGAGPYEKKLRQLSTKLQLSNSATLLGSLPLPSIAQWMNAAHVLCLPSYNEGVPNVLLEALSCGTKVVATNVGGIPELANGHGLLELVPPKSIELLAVALTKSLVSNDETESGVHVTSWTENASRLHSILSHSTPRYKEQFLELSIYRQQQVKTTFNQYPGA; this comes from the coding sequence ATGAAGAACAAACATCTTCTATTCATCTCAAATCTCTTTCCAAATCCGGCTTATCCCAACATGGCCACCTTTAATCATCAGCAGGTAACATCCTTAAGTAAATTTTATGACATAGATGTCATCGCTCCAGTTTCCTGGCTGGTCAAGATAAAGCATCCATCAATTCCTGCTTATAGACTGGAGAATGGCCTTTCCGTACATCACCCGACCTATTACTACCTGCCTCACTATTGTCGATCATGGCAGGGCCAAGCCTACTATTTATCCATCAGGAACGTTGCCAGGAAAATAATAAGTAAGCGCAGTTGTGATATAGTATATGCGACTTGGCTCTTCCCCGATGCCTGGGCAGCGGAAAAGATTGCTCAGGAATTCAATTTGCCGCTCTACATCAAAGCCCACGGCACAGACGTTAATAGACTGAATAATGATAGAGCCTCTCGCCAGGCACTTGCTGTGGTGGACAAGGCGGAACGAGTGATCTGTGTAAGCAAGGCTTTGCAGAGCAGGCTTGTCCAGCTAGGGTCCTCCCCTGAAAAGCTTGAAGTCCTGCATAATGGCGTAGACCGGACTGTATTTCATCCCATGCCCAAGGAAGAAGTTCGAGCGCATTTTGGAATTGACCCAAAGGAGAGGCTCATACTTTTCGTTGGGAACCTGAAAAAGGAAAAAGGCCTCAGGGAACTGCTCCTGGCCTTTCATGTTCTTGCCAAAAAAGTTTCTGGCTTGCGCCTTGTGATCATTGGAGCAGGCCCATATGAGAAGAAGCTGCGTCAGCTATCAACGAAACTGCAGCTTTCCAATTCTGCTACCCTGCTGGGCAGTCTCCCACTGCCTTCGATTGCCCAATGGATGAATGCTGCCCACGTCCTTTGCTTACCAAGTTACAATGAAGGCGTACCTAATGTTTTACTTGAAGCGCTTTCCTGTGGCACAAAGGTGGTAGCTACCAATGTGGGTGGAATTCCCGAACTTGCTAATGGACATGGTTTGCTGGAACTAGTCCCTCCAAAATCCATTGAACTCCTTGCGGTCGCACTGACAAAGTCTCTTGTATCGAACGATGAAACTGAATCGGGAGTACATGTTACATCTTGGACTGAAAATGCTTCCAGACTTCACTCCATTCTATCTCATTCCACACCAAGATACAAAGAGCAGTTCCTAGAACTTTCTATATATCGACAACAACAGGTAAAGACGACCTTCAATCAGTACCCTGGAGCTTAA
- a CDS encoding SdrD B-like domain-containing protein: MTGFRWLIEEDNTVQTEPGAPAYPTIGTSIHKSHATVVETGEENGSSVSVDVDSGTPYVVSVQPYTGYSMGGKTVTAGQTEVTVVVHKYPLPTAQISIFVFNDNAPINNAPDAAEPGLAGFKILLDDTAGQQVNDAFGNPLGTTYKKVGDTWEVDVIGPGYITTDSQGEALIQFLVPGKYGLRAIAPAGQSGDWIQTSTIEGTPTIDAWVKAREPRVFVEGFGTGTWHVFFGFVSPDELPWSAANGGIPATPADQQASIFGEVNYNHFAQPPFLQGFHKGTAVPGCWVGLNDPATGDGLIVQQCTTGADADGIERSYFNFSNIPAGTYELVTWDQDLGALFGFQTIVVNPGVNNIGNPPAQLASLDILNNKWFGELEGFVFFDTNLNGFKDPGERGMSDQAVNIRYRDGSIYQAQTTGPQGDYAFTQVFPFFKFLVVEVDFARYKATGMTAVVDFGGAVPPIDEFPYDAKRTPQVQADGTFYRTETGPVLTQAMQAFLGQYNRIDWGKNNYLARENGGLSGMIFYAYTRAEDDPQFAVGDTWEPGIPRVQVALYKDANNDGIIDDLDGDGKPTLADVDNYPQGNFPGLGGEDIDNGTAGVFDYGDAVQIVYSDSFDDNLPEDCIWGRPMPIVDGAPMPDGTCIDNFGVWNQVRPGLFDGGYAFNDHFPTGMANVDVATVEPVALTAGYYIVQAAAPKGYILQKEEDKNVDFGDEFEPSMMALAAPIGSPVCVGEKREVPPFLSMQTGGGLGLYPLLGIDEGDLISAPFAGDTRPLCDAKQLRVGGPLNAAANFHFFTMVPKAARAVGFVNNDLGAEFDSTSPIYGEKPSPKWIPISFRDWTGNEVARTYTDEFGAYNALVPSTYTNNVPSPMGISPQMLTVFLNHPWLAGANGAKTLDPHYDPDYSQMAWTFMYYAGRSSYLDTPILPVGAHVGYPNFGVDVEPEDGTPVIEMVTGPNQTGPVLRFNGASLFITSAGDTYVANPDSSDRPEEADEPKTILRDFGFGWTSGQVTIGGVQLEVRNWSNDLIEVRAPTLTGLSTGQLAVQRGDNGKWSELGVTVHVAPRQKIVYVGEGPYVDGRGPIQRAIDVAAEGTLIIVRPGVYEESPIVYKNVQLQGFGGHSTQIYPYPDPLDKLADWHAKVAALVQAGEIVDIGNGKPLALSFKPIEMPGFLVLSNAYRTTGTRPLVNQRLIDGFHITGSISGGGISVPDLGHYLRISNNIITGNQGVRGGGIVAGIPDSQRTNPNMAIRYNKIVKNSGRAFGGGGVVIYGGASNYALENNRIAGNFASWNGGGVCHLGLSDNGSIKNNKILFNEIFFGGQVGGAGGGIFVAGEAIADPQGDGSGDVSILGNLIQGNLAGSFSGGGIRAVDINGVDALSTPWKLSIADNIIVNNVAAYDGGGISLQNAVNVEVVHNTIAHNDSTATSRAAFLPGQTTSNPQGAGIVSHPLSTALADASGQAYVDPLLSENIIWENRSFRMNTAIGTGQLELMGFHDLEVAGGLGYALHPQNCILTDASAYPGEGNVSTDPLFAKEYFNELLFSVVIDEGGNNISARFHPLTEGAGGYHLKP, encoded by the coding sequence GTGACCGGCTTCCGCTGGCTGATCGAGGAAGACAACACGGTGCAGACAGAGCCCGGAGCGCCTGCTTATCCAACCATCGGCACCTCCATCCATAAGAGCCATGCGACGGTTGTGGAAACTGGCGAGGAGAACGGCAGCAGCGTGAGCGTGGATGTCGACAGCGGCACGCCTTACGTGGTCTCCGTGCAGCCCTATACGGGCTACTCCATGGGTGGCAAGACCGTGACGGCCGGGCAGACCGAAGTCACGGTAGTGGTCCACAAATATCCGCTGCCCACGGCGCAGATATCCATCTTTGTCTTCAACGACAACGCGCCGATCAACAACGCGCCCGATGCGGCTGAGCCGGGGCTGGCTGGCTTCAAGATCCTGCTGGATGACACCGCCGGCCAGCAGGTCAATGACGCCTTCGGCAACCCGCTGGGCACGACTTACAAGAAGGTCGGCGACACATGGGAAGTGGACGTGATCGGCCCGGGCTATATCACGACGGATTCCCAGGGTGAGGCGCTCATCCAGTTTCTGGTTCCCGGCAAGTACGGCCTGCGCGCCATCGCTCCGGCCGGCCAGTCGGGAGACTGGATCCAGACCAGCACCATCGAGGGCACGCCGACCATCGATGCCTGGGTCAAGGCCCGGGAGCCGCGCGTGTTCGTCGAGGGTTTCGGCACGGGCACGTGGCACGTCTTCTTCGGTTTCGTGAGCCCCGACGAGCTGCCCTGGAGCGCTGCCAACGGCGGCATCCCAGCCACGCCCGCTGATCAGCAGGCCTCCATCTTCGGCGAGGTCAACTACAACCACTTCGCCCAGCCGCCCTTCCTGCAGGGCTTCCACAAGGGTACGGCGGTTCCGGGTTGCTGGGTCGGCCTCAACGACCCAGCAACCGGCGATGGCCTCATCGTCCAGCAGTGCACCACCGGCGCGGACGCGGACGGTATCGAGCGCTCCTATTTCAATTTCAGCAACATCCCGGCCGGCACCTACGAGCTGGTGACCTGGGACCAGGATCTGGGCGCCTTGTTCGGCTTCCAGACTATCGTGGTCAATCCGGGGGTCAACAACATCGGCAACCCGCCAGCGCAACTGGCTTCCCTGGATATCCTCAACAACAAATGGTTCGGCGAGCTCGAAGGTTTCGTGTTCTTCGACACGAACCTGAACGGGTTCAAGGATCCTGGCGAGCGGGGCATGTCCGACCAGGCGGTCAACATCCGCTACCGCGACGGCTCCATCTACCAGGCCCAGACCACGGGGCCCCAGGGCGACTACGCCTTCACCCAGGTCTTCCCGTTCTTCAAGTTCCTCGTGGTCGAGGTGGACTTCGCCCGCTACAAGGCCACGGGCATGACCGCCGTGGTCGACTTCGGCGGCGCGGTCCCGCCCATCGACGAGTTCCCCTACGACGCCAAGCGCACCCCGCAGGTGCAGGCGGACGGCACGTTCTACCGCACCGAGACGGGGCCTGTGCTTACCCAGGCCATGCAGGCCTTCCTGGGCCAGTACAACCGCATCGACTGGGGCAAGAACAACTACCTGGCCAGGGAGAACGGCGGCCTCTCCGGCATGATCTTCTACGCTTACACCAGGGCGGAAGATGATCCTCAGTTCGCCGTGGGCGACACCTGGGAGCCGGGCATACCCCGCGTGCAGGTGGCTCTCTACAAGGATGCCAACAACGACGGCATCATTGATGACCTGGACGGGGACGGCAAGCCCACCCTGGCCGACGTGGACAACTACCCTCAGGGCAACTTCCCCGGTCTCGGCGGCGAGGATATCGACAACGGTACCGCCGGCGTTTTCGACTACGGCGACGCCGTGCAGATCGTCTACTCCGACAGCTTCGACGACAATCTGCCCGAGGACTGCATCTGGGGCCGGCCCATGCCCATCGTGGACGGCGCGCCCATGCCCGATGGGACGTGCATCGACAACTTCGGCGTGTGGAACCAGGTGCGCCCAGGCCTGTTCGACGGCGGATACGCCTTCAACGATCACTTCCCGACGGGCATGGCCAACGTGGACGTCGCGACCGTCGAGCCGGTGGCGCTCACGGCCGGCTACTACATCGTGCAGGCCGCGGCCCCCAAGGGCTACATCCTGCAGAAGGAAGAGGACAAGAACGTCGATTTCGGCGACGAGTTCGAGCCGTCCATGATGGCCCTCGCCGCCCCCATAGGCTCGCCCGTCTGCGTCGGCGAGAAGCGCGAGGTGCCTCCCTTCCTGAGCATGCAGACCGGGGGCGGGCTTGGCCTTTATCCCCTGCTCGGCATTGACGAGGGCGACCTCATCAGTGCGCCGTTCGCCGGCGACACGCGGCCCCTGTGCGACGCCAAGCAACTGCGCGTCGGAGGCCCGCTCAACGCGGCCGCCAACTTCCACTTCTTCACCATGGTGCCCAAGGCCGCGCGCGCCGTGGGCTTCGTGAACAACGACCTGGGCGCGGAGTTCGACTCCACGAGCCCGATCTACGGCGAGAAGCCCTCTCCCAAGTGGATTCCCATCTCCTTCCGCGACTGGACCGGAAACGAGGTCGCGCGCACGTACACCGACGAGTTCGGCGCGTACAACGCCCTCGTGCCTTCCACCTACACCAACAACGTGCCTTCACCCATGGGCATCTCGCCCCAGATGCTGACCGTTTTCCTGAACCATCCTTGGCTGGCCGGCGCGAACGGCGCGAAGACCTTGGATCCGCATTACGATCCCGACTATAGCCAGATGGCCTGGACCTTCATGTACTACGCCGGCCGGTCGAGCTACCTCGACACACCGATCCTGCCGGTGGGCGCCCACGTGGGCTACCCGAACTTCGGCGTGGACGTCGAGCCCGAGGACGGCACCCCGGTCATCGAGATGGTCACGGGACCCAATCAGACCGGCCCCGTGCTGCGATTCAACGGCGCAAGCCTGTTCATCACCTCGGCTGGCGACACATACGTCGCCAATCCCGACAGCTCTGACCGCCCCGAAGAGGCGGACGAGCCCAAGACCATCCTGCGCGACTTCGGTTTCGGCTGGACCAGCGGCCAGGTCACCATCGGCGGGGTCCAGTTGGAGGTCAGGAACTGGAGCAACGACCTCATCGAGGTCAGAGCGCCGACCCTGACCGGATTGTCCACGGGGCAGCTCGCCGTGCAGCGCGGCGACAACGGCAAGTGGTCCGAGCTGGGCGTGACCGTGCACGTCGCTCCCAGGCAGAAGATCGTCTATGTCGGCGAGGGCCCCTACGTGGACGGCCGCGGGCCCATCCAGAGGGCCATCGACGTAGCAGCCGAGGGGACGCTGATCATCGTGCGCCCGGGCGTCTACGAGGAGTCGCCCATCGTCTACAAGAACGTCCAGTTGCAGGGCTTCGGCGGCCATTCCACGCAGATCTACCCGTACCCGGATCCGCTGGACAAGCTGGCCGACTGGCACGCCAAGGTCGCGGCCCTGGTGCAGGCGGGCGAGATCGTCGACATCGGCAACGGCAAGCCCCTGGCCCTGTCGTTCAAACCCATCGAGATGCCCGGCTTCCTGGTCCTGAGCAACGCCTACCGGACCACCGGCACAAGGCCGCTCGTCAATCAGCGCCTCATCGACGGCTTCCATATCACCGGCTCCATCTCGGGCGGCGGCATCTCGGTGCCCGACCTGGGGCATTACCTGCGCATCAGCAACAACATCATCACCGGCAACCAGGGCGTCCGGGGCGGCGGCATCGTCGCGGGCATCCCCGACAGCCAGCGCACCAACCCGAACATGGCAATCCGCTACAACAAGATCGTCAAGAACTCCGGCCGGGCTTTCGGCGGCGGTGGCGTGGTGATCTACGGCGGCGCCAGCAATTACGCCCTGGAGAACAACCGCATCGCGGGCAACTTCGCCTCCTGGAACGGCGGCGGCGTCTGCCACTTGGGCCTTTCGGATAATGGCTCGATCAAGAACAACAAGATCCTGTTCAACGAGATCTTCTTCGGCGGCCAGGTCGGCGGCGCGGGCGGCGGTATCTTCGTGGCGGGCGAGGCCATCGCGGACCCGCAGGGCGACGGCTCCGGCGACGTGAGCATCCTGGGCAACCTGATCCAGGGCAACCTGGCCGGGTCCTTCTCCGGCGGCGGCATCAGGGCCGTGGACATCAACGGCGTCGATGCCCTTTCCACGCCCTGGAAGCTGAGCATCGCCGACAACATCATCGTCAACAACGTGGCTGCGTACGACGGCGGCGGCATCTCCCTGCAGAACGCGGTGAACGTGGAGGTCGTGCACAACACCATCGCGCACAATGACTCCACCGCTACGTCCAGGGCCGCATTCCTGCCTGGCCAGACCACGTCCAACCCACAAGGAGCGGGCATCGTAAGCCACCCGCTCAGCACGGCTCTCGCCGATGCCAGCGGCCAGGCCTACGTAGACCCGCTGCTGAGCGAGAACATCATCTGGGAGAACCGCTCCTTCAGGATGAATACCGCCATCGGCACCGGCCAGCTCGAGTTAATGGGCTTCCACGACCTGGAGGTCGCCGGTGGCCTGGGCTACGCCCTGCACCCGCAGAACTGTATCCTGACTGACGCCTCGGCCTACCCGGGCGAGGGCAACGTGTCCACGGACCCGCTGTTTGCGAAGGAGTACTTCAATGAGCTCCTGTTCTCGGTGGTCATCGATGAGGGCGGCAACAATATCTCGGCCCGCTTCCATCCGCTGACCGAAGGCGCAGGAGGCTACCACCTGAAACCCTAG
- a CDS encoding radical SAM protein, with product MDTFNGIQRLHMFMGWQCNVRCTMCYQTDFSDRFNMSPEIYRDALKEYWPHMKRVKIHGGEPTIMKNCIDLVDILTHYENPKFSISTNGVVLGKFWKESLLSNGEAINFSINAARKETYDQIVKYGNFDRVLGNIENLVSARGTGKNSLTITISTVVLKNNIFELDELIHLAHKLGVDGVKFGTDNYLTFNSKDKREQIHRAINAAFDAAASTGLMVEGLGSLSRGYGMNLDGKNLPQELLASSKPRQVCPIPFKSLAVDADGTVRPCCNTWIKAGNLNRESMESITHGKVLRNYRSKLSKGDYSWCIPNCLDNPRPSKTAIIRKYVSFFRDDPVRFLTKVRRKLAFKAASL from the coding sequence ATGGATACGTTCAATGGAATCCAAAGGCTGCATATGTTCATGGGCTGGCAGTGCAATGTCAGGTGCACAATGTGCTATCAGACAGACTTCAGTGATCGCTTCAACATGTCTCCAGAAATTTACCGAGATGCCCTCAAAGAGTACTGGCCGCACATGAAAAGGGTCAAGATTCATGGCGGTGAGCCAACCATCATGAAAAATTGCATCGATCTGGTGGATATACTGACCCATTACGAGAACCCCAAGTTCTCAATCTCCACCAACGGCGTCGTGCTGGGCAAGTTCTGGAAGGAATCTCTCCTGAGCAATGGCGAGGCAATAAATTTTTCAATCAATGCCGCCAGAAAGGAGACCTATGACCAGATAGTCAAGTACGGCAACTTCGACAGGGTCCTTGGCAATATCGAGAACCTCGTATCAGCCAGAGGCACTGGGAAGAACTCGCTGACAATCACAATTTCCACGGTGGTTCTGAAGAACAACATATTCGAGCTCGATGAATTAATTCACCTTGCCCACAAGCTCGGCGTGGACGGCGTGAAATTCGGCACTGACAACTACCTGACCTTCAACAGCAAGGACAAGCGGGAACAAATCCATCGTGCGATAAATGCGGCTTTCGACGCTGCCGCAAGCACGGGATTGATGGTGGAAGGGCTGGGTTCGTTGAGTCGCGGCTACGGGATGAATCTTGACGGCAAGAACCTGCCGCAAGAGCTGCTTGCGTCAAGCAAGCCCAGGCAGGTTTGTCCGATTCCCTTCAAGAGCCTTGCAGTTGACGCTGACGGCACAGTTAGGCCTTGTTGCAATACGTGGATCAAGGCTGGCAATCTCAATCGTGAGAGCATGGAGTCAATCACACATGGAAAAGTACTCAGGAACTACCGATCCAAGCTGAGCAAGGGAGACTATTCCTGGTGCATTCCCAATTGTCTCGACAATCCACGGCCTTCCAAAACAGCCATCATTCGCAAGTACGTCAGCTTCTTCCGGGACGATCCAGTGCGTTTTCTCACGAAGGTTCGTCGCAAATTGGCGTTCAAGGCAGCCAGCCTGTAA
- a CDS encoding nitrous oxide reductase accessory protein NosL — translation MSKGLFLVLALLIVSTPGPASGGECASSTPSKRDKCPVCGMFVYKYPDWTARVCFKNGKVAYFDGAKDMFKYLLDLAKYAPGMGRDDVAAAYVTEYYDLAPLDASRAFFVLDSDVLGPMGRELIPLMTREAAETFRRDHKGKRITLFQEVTPALLRELD, via the coding sequence ATGAGCAAAGGACTGTTTCTCGTCCTGGCCCTACTGATCGTCAGCACACCCGGCCCGGCCTCGGGCGGCGAGTGTGCTTCCTCGACCCCATCCAAGCGAGACAAGTGTCCGGTCTGCGGCATGTTCGTTTACAAGTATCCCGACTGGACAGCACGGGTATGCTTCAAGAATGGGAAGGTGGCATACTTCGACGGCGCTAAGGACATGTTCAAGTATCTGCTCGACCTGGCTAAATATGCTCCGGGCATGGGTCGGGACGATGTGGCGGCGGCATACGTCACCGAGTACTACGACCTGGCTCCACTGGATGCCTCCAGGGCGTTCTTCGTCTTGGACAGCGACGTCCTGGGACCCATGGGCAGGGAGTTGATCCCCCTCATGACGCGAGAGGCGGCCGAGACGTTTCGGCGAGACCACAAGGGCAAGAGGATCACCCTGTTTCAAGAGGTGACTCCAGCCCTGCTGAGGGAACTGGATTAG
- the pelF gene encoding GT4 family glycosyltransferase PelF, with protein sequence MNILHIVLGLNIGGLERLVLDLVRFRSRDINPTILCLEKKGPLGEGINDIRIMELGKKDGFDWKLFTRIRDIAKEGRIDLIHTHNQAAHIYGSIAGLISGIPVVHTKHGRNRSEDRKATCLNRLCSMLSRKVVTVSVDSAQVSTVIENVPAHKVTTIHNGIDIDAFSSLSPSRSASPAVNIGIVARLVPDKDHLTLLRSCKILARDFSNFTLFLVGDGPLREGLQAAAVELGIARNVRFMGFRHDVATLLRSFDIFALSSVTEGLSLTLLEAMASGIPIVATDVGGNSEVVVHGKTGFIVPAQSPEAFADKLLLLSKDSKLRVQMGNAGRKRVEEKFNIRITAKRYEALYHEIINTRLWRHLALAAKSKH encoded by the coding sequence ATGAATATACTCCATATTGTGCTGGGCCTGAATATTGGCGGCCTGGAGCGCCTCGTCCTTGATCTTGTCAGATTCAGATCCAGAGACATCAATCCCACCATACTGTGCCTGGAGAAAAAGGGCCCTCTGGGTGAAGGCATCAACGACATACGGATCATGGAGCTGGGCAAGAAAGATGGCTTCGATTGGAAATTGTTTACAAGAATACGCGATATTGCAAAGGAAGGCAGGATAGATCTCATACATACACACAATCAGGCGGCCCACATATACGGCTCTATAGCCGGTCTCATCTCGGGAATACCGGTTGTTCACACCAAGCACGGCCGCAACAGGTCCGAGGATAGGAAAGCGACATGCCTGAACAGGCTGTGTTCCATGCTTTCAAGAAAGGTTGTGACTGTATCCGTCGATTCCGCTCAAGTCAGCACGGTAATCGAAAATGTGCCAGCGCATAAAGTGACGACCATCCACAATGGTATCGACATCGACGCATTCTCAAGTCTTTCCCCCTCGCGGAGCGCCAGCCCGGCCGTAAACATAGGCATCGTCGCAAGGCTGGTGCCGGACAAGGATCATCTCACCCTGCTGAGGTCATGTAAGATACTCGCCAGGGACTTTTCCAATTTCACACTCTTTCTCGTCGGCGACGGCCCCCTCAGAGAGGGCCTGCAGGCCGCTGCCGTGGAGCTTGGAATCGCCCGGAATGTACGTTTCATGGGCTTTCGGCACGATGTCGCAACTCTTCTGAGAAGCTTCGATATCTTTGCCCTCTCATCCGTCACCGAAGGTCTATCCCTAACTCTCCTGGAGGCCATGGCCTCGGGCATTCCTATTGTCGCCACTGATGTCGGCGGGAACTCGGAAGTCGTTGTGCATGGGAAAACCGGCTTCATCGTCCCGGCGCAATCACCCGAAGCGTTTGCGGATAAGCTGCTTCTTCTTTCCAAGGACAGCAAGCTGAGGGTTCAGATGGGAAACGCAGGCAGGAAGCGAGTTGAGGAAAAGTTCAATATCCGCATCACTGCAAAAAGGTATGAAGCCCTGTACCATGAGATAATCAATACTCGTCTCTGGAGACACCTTGCTCTGGCTGCCAAGTCCAAACATTGA